From one uncultured Methanoregula sp. genomic stretch:
- a CDS encoding MBL fold metallo-hydrolase — MTPRLTLTVLVDNNCLIDRYFTAEPGLSFFLETAKKKILFDTGYSDAFLMNAEKMKINLLDLDYVVLSHGHLDHTGGLVPLIRFLTEAKIEGTEHRVPELVAHPRCFYPKEKLPLTNNGSILSEEEVRRQFPVNLSKKPVWITDDLVFLGEIPRKFTFEKVEPGNRRIHLSGGRPEPDLLLDDSALAFRSNDGLVIITGCSHAGICNITTYAREVCGDEKIVDIVGGLHLLKPDPARVTLTGEYLANLSLKALHACHCTSLAAKIALSGYCPVQEVGAGLHLEW, encoded by the coding sequence ATGACGCCCCGGCTCACTCTCACCGTTCTGGTCGATAACAACTGCCTCATAGACCGGTATTTCACGGCCGAGCCCGGGCTCTCGTTTTTCCTGGAAACTGCCAAAAAAAAGATCCTCTTCGATACCGGGTATTCCGATGCATTCCTGATGAATGCGGAGAAGATGAAGATCAATCTGCTGGACCTGGATTATGTTGTGCTTTCCCACGGTCATCTTGATCATACCGGGGGACTCGTTCCCCTTATCCGGTTCCTGACCGAAGCGAAGATCGAGGGTACAGAGCACCGGGTACCGGAACTGGTCGCCCATCCCCGCTGTTTCTATCCGAAAGAGAAACTTCCGCTCACCAACAACGGTTCGATCCTGTCCGAAGAGGAGGTGCGGCGGCAGTTCCCGGTGAATCTTTCCAAAAAACCTGTCTGGATTACGGATGATCTCGTTTTCCTGGGAGAGATCCCCCGGAAGTTCACGTTCGAGAAGGTGGAGCCGGGGAACCGGAGGATCCATCTTTCCGGAGGGCGGCCGGAACCCGATCTCCTGCTGGATGATTCCGCCCTCGCGTTCCGGTCAAATGACGGGCTCGTTATCATCACGGGTTGTTCGCATGCGGGGATCTGTAATATCACAACGTACGCCCGGGAGGTTTGCGGGGATGAGAAAATTGTCGATATCGTTGGTGGATTGCACCTCCTTAAACCGGACCCGGCACGGGTTACCCTGACCGGAGAATATCTGGCTAATCTTTCCCTAAAAGCCCTGCATGCCTGCCACTGTACATCGCTTGCCGCGAAGATCGCACTTTCGGGGTATTGCCCGGTGCAGGAAGTGGGCGCAGGGTTGCATCTCGAATGGTAG
- a CDS encoding DUF134 domain-containing protein, giving the protein MAADENHEVSECPRRGRPRLRRIIAGNPESRCYKPCCCPEQEGTGISLQPDEIELIRLIDLEGLEQEEAAEKLGVSRKTAWRDLHEARRKIADALVNGKGIEMAGCTKAAEGRCPKCPR; this is encoded by the coding sequence ATGGCAGCAGACGAAAACCACGAGGTGAGTGAATGTCCCCGCCGGGGAAGACCCCGGCTCCGGCGCATAATTGCCGGTAATCCGGAATCCCGTTGCTACAAACCCTGCTGCTGCCCGGAGCAGGAAGGGACGGGCATCTCGCTGCAGCCCGATGAGATCGAGTTGATCCGGCTCATTGACCTTGAAGGGCTCGAACAGGAAGAGGCGGCAGAAAAACTCGGAGTCTCGCGCAAGACCGCATGGCGCGATCTCCATGAAGCCCGGCGCAAGATCGCTGATGCGCTCGTCAACGGGAAAGGTATCGAGATGGCCGGCTGCACAAAAGCAGCGGAAGGCCGGTGCCCGAAATGCCCACGGTAA
- a CDS encoding DUF169 domain-containing protein — translation MSNEPMKIPINYAEASETLKNVLGLKGSPVAIKFATSKEEIPAGMEELDRTIRHCTMVNLARTEWKTFYATAGQHECNGGAWALGLKEITPTLKTGDFYFKLGKYDSAAACKRTIDRVPHLGTGDTYATLYAPLEKTPFTPHVIMIVTTPRNMLKLAQSTLFRLGGRIHAEFSGIQSVCSDATAQTYLTGLANFSLGCDGSRKFSGIADDEMVMGFPAEMLPEITAALKIVVGAPGSK, via the coding sequence ATGAGCAACGAACCCATGAAAATACCGATCAATTATGCCGAGGCATCGGAAACCCTCAAAAATGTTCTGGGCCTGAAAGGTTCCCCGGTTGCTATCAAATTCGCGACAAGTAAGGAAGAGATACCCGCAGGCATGGAGGAACTGGACAGAACGATCCGGCACTGCACGATGGTGAACCTTGCCCGGACCGAATGGAAAACCTTCTACGCAACGGCCGGACAGCACGAGTGCAATGGCGGTGCGTGGGCACTGGGACTCAAAGAGATCACACCGACGTTAAAAACCGGTGATTTTTATTTCAAGCTCGGAAAATATGACAGTGCTGCTGCCTGCAAACGGACAATCGACAGGGTACCTCACCTCGGAACTGGGGATACCTACGCAACGCTGTATGCCCCGCTCGAAAAGACGCCGTTCACTCCGCACGTCATCATGATTGTGACCACTCCCCGGAACATGCTCAAGCTTGCACAGAGCACACTCTTCCGGCTTGGCGGGAGAATTCATGCGGAGTTCTCCGGCATCCAGTCTGTCTGTTCCGATGCAACGGCGCAGACTTACTTAACCGGGCTCGCGAACTTCTCGCTCGGGTGTGACGGCTCGCGGAAATTCTCCGGGATTGCCGATGACGAGATGGTGATGGGGTTCCCGGCCGAAATGCTCCCCGAGATTACCGCAGCGCTGAAGATCGTGGTCGGGGCACCCGGTTCAAAATAG